The Pseudomonas sp. FP2309 genome has a window encoding:
- the ilvA gene encoding threonine ammonia-lyase, biosynthetic, which produces MLEQYVKKILTSRVYDVAVETPLQTARQLSERLGNNVWLKREDLQPVFSFKIRGAYNKLTQLTAEERARGVVTASAGNHAQGLALAAKVLGVKATIVMPKTTPEIKVEGVRSRGGKVVLHGDSFPEALAYSLKLVDEKGYVYIHPYDDPHTIAGQGTVAMEILRQHPGPLDAIFVPVGGGGLIAGIAAYVKYLRPEIKVIGVEPDDSNCLQVAMAAGERVVLPTVGLFADGVAVAQIGQHTFDICKDYVDEVITVSTDEICAAIKDIYDDTRSITEPAGALGVAGIKKYVETRGVSGQTFVAIDSGANVNFDRLRHVAERAELGEGREAIIAVTIPEQPGSFKAFCEAVGKRQITEFNYRYHSGSEAHIFVGVQTHPETDPRSALIASLTEQGFPVLDLTENELAKLHIRHMVGGHAAHVSNEVVFRFEFPERPGALFNFLNKLGGRWNISMFHYRNHGAADGRVVAGLQVPANERHLVPAALEAIGYPYWDESDNPAYTLFLG; this is translated from the coding sequence ATGCTTGAACAGTACGTCAAAAAGATCCTCACCTCGCGCGTTTACGACGTTGCCGTAGAAACTCCGCTGCAGACCGCCCGCCAGCTCTCCGAGCGCCTGGGTAATAACGTCTGGCTCAAGCGCGAAGACCTGCAGCCGGTGTTCTCGTTCAAGATTCGCGGTGCGTATAACAAGCTGACTCAATTGACCGCCGAAGAGCGCGCGCGTGGCGTGGTCACGGCCTCGGCGGGCAACCATGCCCAGGGCCTGGCCCTGGCGGCCAAGGTGCTGGGGGTCAAGGCGACTATCGTGATGCCCAAGACCACCCCGGAGATCAAGGTCGAAGGCGTGCGTTCTCGTGGCGGTAAAGTGGTGTTGCACGGTGATTCCTTCCCGGAAGCCCTGGCCTACTCGCTGAAGCTGGTCGACGAAAAAGGCTACGTCTACATTCACCCCTACGATGATCCGCACACCATTGCCGGGCAGGGCACCGTGGCGATGGAAATCCTGCGCCAGCACCCGGGGCCGCTGGACGCGATCTTCGTACCGGTAGGCGGCGGCGGCCTGATCGCGGGGATTGCGGCGTACGTGAAATACCTGCGGCCGGAGATCAAGGTCATCGGCGTCGAGCCGGACGACTCCAACTGCCTGCAAGTGGCGATGGCTGCGGGCGAGCGCGTGGTGTTGCCGACCGTGGGGCTCTTTGCTGACGGCGTGGCGGTGGCGCAGATCGGTCAGCACACCTTTGATATCTGCAAAGACTATGTCGATGAAGTGATCACCGTGAGCACCGATGAAATCTGTGCTGCGATCAAGGACATCTACGACGACACCCGCTCCATCACCGAACCGGCTGGCGCATTGGGCGTGGCGGGGATCAAGAAGTACGTGGAGACCCGTGGTGTCAGCGGCCAGACGTTTGTCGCGATCGACTCCGGGGCCAACGTCAACTTCGATCGCCTGCGCCATGTGGCCGAGCGTGCCGAGCTGGGTGAAGGGCGCGAAGCGATCATCGCCGTGACCATTCCCGAGCAGCCGGGCAGCTTCAAGGCGTTCTGCGAGGCTGTAGGCAAGCGCCAGATCACCGAATTCAACTACCGTTACCATTCCGGCAGCGAGGCGCACATCTTCGTTGGCGTGCAGACTCACCCCGAAACCGACCCACGCAGTGCGTTGATCGCCAGTCTCACTGAGCAGGGCTTTCCGGTGCTGGACCTGACGGAAAACGAACTGGCCAAGCTGCACATCCGCCATATGGTCGGCGGCCATGCGGCCCACGTCAGCAACGAAGTGGTGTTTCGCTTCGAGTTCCCGGAGCGTCCGGGGGCGCTGTTCAACTTCCTGAACAAACTGGGCGGGCGCTGGAACATCTCGATGTTCCACTACCGCAACCACGGCGCGGCCGATGGCCGAGTGGTCGCGGGGCTGCAAGTACCGGCGAACGAACGTCATCTGGTACCCGCAGCGCTGGAGGCCATCGGCTACCCGTACTGGGATGAGAGCGACAACCCGGCCTACACGCTGTTCCTCGGTTGA
- the rpiA gene encoding ribose-5-phosphate isomerase RpiA codes for MTQDQLKQAVAQAAVDLILPKLDDKSIVGVGTGSTANCFIDALAQHKGAFDGAVASSEATAARLKGHGIPVYELNTVSDLEFYVDGADESDEHLNLIKGGGAALTREKIVAAVAKTFICIADASKLVPVLGAFPLPVEVIPMARSHVARELVKLGGDPVYREGVLTDNGNIILDVFNMQITNPVELETRINAIVGVVTNGLFAARPADVLLLGTPEGVKTLKA; via the coding sequence ATGACCCAGGATCAACTCAAACAGGCAGTGGCCCAGGCCGCCGTCGATTTAATCCTTCCTAAACTCGACGACAAGAGCATCGTCGGTGTCGGCACCGGCTCCACTGCCAACTGCTTTATCGATGCGCTGGCCCAACACAAGGGCGCGTTCGACGGCGCCGTGGCCAGTTCCGAAGCCACTGCCGCGCGCCTCAAGGGTCATGGCATTCCGGTGTATGAGCTCAACACCGTGAGCGACCTGGAGTTCTACGTCGACGGCGCCGATGAGAGCGACGAACATCTGAACCTGATCAAAGGCGGCGGCGCGGCCCTGACCCGCGAGAAGATCGTCGCGGCCGTGGCCAAGACGTTCATCTGCATCGCCGACGCCAGCAAGCTGGTGCCGGTGCTCGGTGCGTTCCCGCTGCCTGTGGAAGTGATCCCGATGGCCCGCAGCCACGTGGCCCGCGAGCTGGTCAAACTGGGCGGCGACCCGGTGTACCGCGAAGGCGTGCTGACCGACAACGGCAACATCATCCTCGACGTCTTTAATATGCAGATCACCAACCCGGTAGAACTGGAAACCCGGATCAACGCCATTGTCGGCGTGGTCACCAATGGCCTGTTCGCCGCGCGTCCGGCGGATGTGTTGCTGCTGGGTACGCCAGAAGGCGTGAAAACCCTTAAGGCCTGA
- a CDS encoding SdiA-regulated domain-containing protein has translation MRRLARPKPILYVLALIALISAGAVAQHFRLFERAWFNWQAWRQPANAGSIGLADYRVAVEAQVIEGLDDDVSALTYDPVRKSLFTVTNKNAELIELSLEGKILRRIPLVGFGDAEAVEFISDNIYVITDERQQRLIKVHVDDDTQFLDAGDAEQMTLGVHVGGNKGFEGLAYDSVGKRLFVAKERDPMLIYEVHGFPHFKPEKTYSVHVVNNPKRDAGLFVRDLSSLQYDERSGHLLALSDESFLVLELDIDGRPLSSLSLLNGRHGLNKRVPQAEGIAMDDEGTLYLVSEPNLFYVFKKPVRP, from the coding sequence ATGCGTCGATTAGCCCGCCCCAAACCCATCCTATATGTACTCGCGCTGATCGCCCTGATCAGCGCCGGGGCTGTTGCGCAGCACTTTCGCCTGTTCGAGCGCGCCTGGTTCAACTGGCAGGCATGGCGCCAGCCGGCAAATGCCGGTTCGATTGGCCTGGCGGATTACCGGGTGGCCGTGGAGGCCCAGGTCATCGAGGGGCTTGATGACGATGTCTCGGCGCTCACCTACGACCCGGTGCGCAAAAGCCTGTTTACCGTCACCAATAAAAATGCCGAGCTGATCGAATTGTCGCTGGAGGGCAAGATCCTGCGGCGTATTCCCCTGGTGGGCTTTGGTGATGCCGAGGCAGTGGAGTTCATCAGCGACAACATCTACGTCATCACCGATGAGCGCCAGCAGCGTCTGATCAAGGTGCATGTGGACGACGACACCCAGTTTCTCGACGCCGGCGACGCTGAACAAATGACCTTGGGCGTGCATGTCGGCGGTAACAAGGGGTTTGAGGGGTTGGCCTATGACTCGGTGGGCAAGCGTCTGTTCGTGGCCAAGGAGCGCGACCCGATGCTGATCTACGAGGTCCACGGTTTTCCCCATTTCAAGCCGGAAAAGACCTACTCGGTGCACGTGGTCAACAACCCCAAGCGTGACGCCGGGCTGTTTGTGCGCGACCTGTCGAGCCTGCAATACGACGAACGCAGCGGCCACTTGCTGGCGCTGTCGGACGAGTCGTTTCTGGTATTGGAGCTGGATATCGACGGTCGCCCGCTGAGCAGTCTTTCTCTACTCAACGGGCGCCATGGCCTGAACAAGCGAGTGCCGCAGGCCGAAGGCATCGCCATGGATGACGAGGGCACCTTGTACCTCGTCAGCGAGCCGAACCTGTTCTACGTGTTCAAAAAACCGGTCAGGCCTTAA
- a CDS encoding SdiA-regulated domain-containing protein, whose product MAVPLPSVTPKPRSRFALRWYSWLLLAGVIVYGVSWAMHWDDRGVLWVLERFETPAERSESVWLPDYHVVIDAKVLPGMEKDEASDVAYNPQTKTLFSVMGKNPFLVELNLQGDVLRKMPLNGWDNAEGVTVMEDGMMAIVDERQHGLTLVKVDATTQQLNKADFQTVDLGPSKDQNKAFEAVAWDKRHQQLVLGEERPPALFTWKSDGSQPLVGDKQKLASKELDMRNLSALAVDPRTGHLLVLSADSHLLLELDEKGEQVSFMTLLGGFNGLKDTIPRAEGVTMDENGTLYIVSEPNLFYRFEKQK is encoded by the coding sequence ATGGCCGTGCCTCTGCCCTCCGTTACACCCAAGCCGCGTTCTCGTTTTGCCCTGCGCTGGTATTCCTGGCTGCTGCTGGCAGGGGTGATCGTCTATGGCGTTTCCTGGGCCATGCATTGGGACGACCGCGGCGTACTCTGGGTGCTGGAACGTTTTGAAACCCCAGCCGAACGCAGCGAAAGTGTATGGCTGCCGGACTACCACGTGGTCATCGATGCCAAGGTGTTGCCGGGCATGGAGAAAGACGAGGCCTCGGATGTGGCCTATAACCCGCAGACCAAAACCCTGTTTTCGGTCATGGGCAAAAACCCCTTCCTCGTCGAGTTGAACCTGCAGGGCGATGTACTGCGCAAGATGCCGCTCAACGGCTGGGACAACGCGGAAGGCGTAACGGTGATGGAAGACGGCATGATGGCGATCGTCGATGAGCGCCAGCATGGCCTGACCCTTGTCAAGGTTGATGCCACCACCCAGCAACTTAATAAGGCCGATTTCCAGACGGTCGACCTGGGGCCCTCCAAAGACCAGAACAAAGCCTTTGAAGCGGTCGCGTGGGATAAGCGCCACCAACAGTTGGTGCTGGGCGAAGAGCGCCCACCGGCGTTGTTCACCTGGAAAAGCGATGGCAGCCAGCCTCTGGTTGGCGACAAGCAGAAACTGGCCAGTAAAGAGCTGGACATGCGCAACCTTTCGGCCCTGGCCGTGGACCCACGCACGGGCCACCTGCTGGTGCTCTCGGCTGACTCCCACTTGCTGCTGGAGCTGGACGAGAAGGGCGAACAAGTCAGCTTCATGACGTTGCTTGGCGGATTCAACGGGCTCAAGGACACGATCCCGCGTGCGGAAGGGGTGACCATGGACGAGAACGGCACGCTGTACATCGTCAGTGAGCCGAACCTGTTCTACCGTTTCGAAAAGCAGAAATAG
- a CDS encoding fumarylacetoacetate hydrolase family protein, which yields MSYQHKYIDGTSIHFPVGKVVCIGRNYAEHAKELDNPVPTEPLLFIKPGSCVVPLEGGFAIPTERGSVHYEAEIAVLIGKPLSNKPSREEVLDAISGFAPALDLTLRDKQAELKAKGLPWEIAKSFDGAAVLAPFVVSSTFADFTDIGIRLTINGEVRQNGNSAQMLNPIIPMIQYMAGCFSLQAGDVILTGTPAGVGPLNVGDELVLELSGVNRFESVVR from the coding sequence ATGAGCTACCAGCACAAGTATATCGACGGCACCAGCATCCACTTTCCGGTGGGTAAAGTGGTGTGCATTGGGCGTAACTACGCCGAACATGCCAAGGAACTGGACAATCCGGTTCCGACTGAGCCGTTGCTGTTCATCAAGCCAGGCAGCTGCGTGGTGCCGTTGGAAGGCGGGTTCGCCATCCCGACCGAGCGCGGTTCGGTGCATTACGAAGCGGAAATCGCGGTATTGATCGGCAAACCGCTGTCGAACAAACCGAGCCGTGAAGAAGTGCTGGATGCCATCTCCGGCTTCGCCCCGGCCCTGGATTTGACCCTGCGCGACAAGCAGGCCGAACTCAAAGCCAAGGGCCTGCCGTGGGAAATCGCCAAGTCTTTCGACGGCGCGGCGGTGCTGGCGCCTTTTGTGGTGAGCAGCACCTTTGCCGACTTCACCGACATCGGCATCCGCCTGACCATCAATGGCGAAGTGCGCCAGAACGGCAACAGCGCGCAGATGCTCAACCCGATCATCCCGATGATCCAGTACATGGCTGGCTGCTTTTCGCTGCAGGCCGGTGACGTGATCCTCACCGGCACCCCGGCCGGCGTGGGCCCGCTGAATGTGGGCGATGAGCTGGTGCTGGAACTGTCGGGCGTCAATCGCTTCGAAAGCGTCGTTCGCTGA
- a CDS encoding FAD-binding oxidoreductase produces MTHPALIDELKTLVEPGKVLTDADSLEAYGKDWTKHFAPAPTAIVFPKTIEQVQAIVRWANERKVALVPSGGRTGLSAAAVAANGEVVVSFDYMNQILDVNLTDRTAVCQPGVVTKQLQNVAEENGLYYPVDFASSGSSQIGGNIGTNAGGIKVIRYGMTRNWVAGMKVVTGKGDVLELNRDLIKNATGYDMRQLFIGAEGTLGFVVEATMRLDRAPKNLTAMVLGTTDFDSIMPVLHAFQSKLDLTAFEFFSDKALAKVLGRGDVPAPFETECPFYALLEFEATTEEVANHALETFEHCVEQGWVLDGVMSQSETQLHNLWKLREYISETISHWTPYKNDISVTVSKVPAFLKEIDAIVGEHYPDFEIVWFGHIGDGNLHLNILKPESLSKDEFFAKCATVNKWVFETVEKYNGSISAEHGVGMTKRDYLHYSRSAVEIEYMKAVKAVFDPNGIMNPGKIFAV; encoded by the coding sequence ATGACCCATCCTGCCCTGATTGATGAGCTAAAGACCCTGGTTGAGCCCGGCAAAGTGCTGACCGACGCCGACTCCCTGGAGGCTTACGGCAAGGATTGGACCAAGCACTTCGCACCCGCGCCCACCGCCATCGTCTTTCCCAAGACGATCGAGCAGGTCCAGGCCATTGTGCGCTGGGCCAATGAACGCAAGGTGGCGCTGGTGCCATCGGGCGGTCGCACCGGCCTGTCGGCAGCCGCTGTGGCGGCCAATGGCGAAGTGGTGGTGTCCTTCGACTATATGAACCAGATCCTCGACGTGAACCTCACCGACCGCACCGCCGTGTGCCAGCCGGGCGTGGTCACCAAGCAATTGCAGAACGTCGCTGAAGAAAACGGCCTGTACTACCCGGTGGACTTTGCATCGTCCGGTTCGAGCCAGATTGGCGGCAATATCGGCACCAATGCCGGCGGAATCAAGGTCATTCGCTACGGCATGACCCGCAACTGGGTGGCCGGCATGAAAGTCGTTACCGGCAAGGGTGACGTGCTGGAACTGAACCGCGACCTGATCAAAAACGCTACCGGCTACGACATGCGCCAACTGTTCATCGGCGCCGAAGGCACCCTGGGCTTCGTCGTCGAAGCCACCATGCGCCTGGACCGGGCGCCGAAAAACCTCACTGCCATGGTGCTGGGCACCACCGATTTCGACTCGATCATGCCGGTGCTGCATGCGTTCCAAAGCAAGCTGGACCTGACCGCCTTCGAGTTCTTCTCCGACAAGGCCCTGGCCAAAGTCCTCGGCCGCGGTGACGTGCCGGCACCGTTCGAAACCGAGTGCCCGTTCTACGCGCTGCTGGAATTCGAAGCCACCACCGAGGAAGTGGCCAACCACGCCCTGGAAACCTTCGAGCACTGCGTGGAGCAGGGCTGGGTGCTCGACGGGGTGATGAGCCAGAGCGAAACCCAACTGCATAACCTGTGGAAGTTGCGCGAGTACATCTCCGAGACCATCTCCCACTGGACGCCGTACAAAAACGATATTTCGGTCACTGTCTCCAAAGTGCCGGCGTTCTTGAAGGAAATTGACGCGATCGTCGGCGAGCACTACCCGGATTTTGAAATTGTCTGGTTCGGCCACATCGGCGACGGCAACCTGCACCTGAACATCCTCAAACCGGAAAGCCTCAGCAAAGACGAGTTCTTCGCCAAGTGCGCTACCGTGAACAAGTGGGTGTTTGAAACCGTCGAGAAGTACAACGGCTCGATCTCCGCCGAACACGGCGTGGGCATGACCAAGCGCGATTACCTGCACTACAGCCGTTCCGCGGTTGAGATCGAATACATGAAAGCCGTCAAAGCGGTGTTCGACCCGAACGGGATTATGAACCCGGGCAAGATCTTCGCTGTTTAA
- the serA gene encoding phosphoglycerate dehydrogenase, with amino-acid sequence MSKTSLDKSKIKFLLLEGVHPSAVDVLKAAGYTSIEYITSSLPEAQLKEKIADAHFIGIRSRTQLTEEIFDHAKKLVAVGCFCIGTNQVDLNAARERGIAVFNAPYSNTRSVAELVLAEAILLLRGIPEKNASCHRGGWIKSAANSFEIRGKKLGIVGYGSIGTQLSVLAEGLGMQVFFYDTLTKLPLGNATQVSSLTELLGMSDIVTLHVPETAETQWMIGEKEIRAIKKGGILINAARGTVVELDALANAIKDKHLIGAAIDVFPVEPRSNDDIFESPLRGLDNVILTPHIGGSTAEAQANIGLEVSEKLVKYSDNGTSVSSVNFPEVALPAHPGKHRLLHIHQNIPGVMMEINKVFAENGINISGQFLQTNEKVGYVVIDVDAEYSDLAQEKLQHINGTIRSRVLF; translated from the coding sequence ATGAGCAAGACTTCTCTCGATAAGAGCAAGATCAAGTTCCTTCTTCTGGAAGGCGTCCACCCATCGGCTGTCGACGTTCTGAAAGCCGCCGGGTACACCAGCATTGAGTACATCACCAGTTCTCTGCCGGAAGCCCAGCTCAAGGAAAAGATCGCCGACGCGCACTTCATCGGCATACGCTCCCGCACTCAACTGACCGAAGAGATCTTCGATCACGCCAAGAAACTCGTGGCAGTTGGCTGTTTCTGCATCGGCACCAATCAGGTCGACCTCAACGCAGCGCGCGAGCGCGGCATCGCGGTGTTCAACGCACCGTACTCCAACACCCGTTCCGTTGCGGAGCTGGTGCTGGCCGAGGCCATCCTGTTGCTGCGCGGCATTCCTGAGAAGAACGCTTCCTGCCACCGTGGCGGCTGGATCAAGAGCGCGGCCAACTCCTTCGAAATCCGTGGCAAAAAGCTGGGTATCGTCGGTTACGGCTCGATCGGCACTCAGCTGTCGGTGCTGGCTGAAGGCCTTGGCATGCAGGTGTTCTTCTACGACACCCTGACCAAACTGCCGTTGGGCAACGCCACCCAGGTGTCGAGCCTGACCGAGCTGCTGGGCATGTCCGACATCGTCACCCTGCACGTTCCGGAAACCGCTGAAACCCAGTGGATGATCGGCGAGAAGGAAATCCGCGCTATCAAGAAGGGCGGCATCCTGATCAACGCAGCACGCGGCACCGTGGTCGAGCTGGACGCCCTGGCCAACGCGATCAAGGACAAGCACCTGATCGGCGCCGCTATCGACGTGTTCCCGGTGGAGCCGCGCTCCAACGATGACATCTTCGAAAGCCCGCTGCGTGGCCTGGACAACGTGATCCTGACCCCGCACATCGGCGGTTCCACCGCTGAAGCCCAAGCCAACATCGGCCTGGAAGTTTCGGAAAAACTGGTCAAGTACAGCGACAACGGTACCTCGGTATCGTCCGTAAACTTCCCGGAAGTGGCCCTGCCGGCTCACCCTGGCAAGCACCGTCTGCTGCACATCCACCAGAACATCCCTGGCGTGATGATGGAGATCAACAAGGTCTTCGCGGAAAACGGCATCAACATCTCCGGTCAGTTCCTGCAGACCAACGAGAAGGTCGGCTACGTGGTCATCGACGTCGATGCCGAGTACTCGGACCTGGCGCAAGAGAAGCTGCAGCACATCAACGGCACTATCCGTAGCCGCGTGTTGTTCTAA
- a CDS encoding DUF4399 domain-containing protein: MKALLSRATIASLLLGTSMLAGAADLPRTPAPKGAEVFIVSPKDGATVDKTFTVKFGVKGLDLEPIDKQVPNAGHHHLLVDQDVSALKADEAIPATATSIHFGKAQTETELTLTPGKHTLQLVAGDNVHRQFEPTVASKVITVNVK, from the coding sequence ATGAAAGCCCTTTTGTCCCGTGCAACGATTGCCAGCCTGCTGCTGGGCACCTCGATGTTGGCCGGCGCCGCAGACCTTCCTCGTACGCCTGCGCCTAAAGGCGCTGAAGTGTTTATCGTCTCGCCCAAAGATGGCGCGACCGTCGACAAAACCTTCACCGTCAAATTCGGCGTCAAGGGCCTGGACCTCGAGCCGATCGACAAACAAGTGCCTAACGCCGGCCACCACCACCTGCTGGTCGACCAGGACGTGAGCGCACTTAAAGCAGATGAGGCGATTCCGGCCACGGCTACCTCGATTCACTTCGGCAAGGCGCAAACCGAAACCGAGCTGACCCTGACCCCAGGCAAGCACACGCTGCAACTGGTGGCTGGCGATAACGTACATCGCCAATTCGAGCCCACGGTAGCGTCGAAAGTCATCACGGTTAACGTCAAGTAA
- a CDS encoding transporter substrate-binding domain-containing protein produces the protein MRFSPGLLLLLPLLSPLAHAELIDDVNDRGELRIALEANTPPYNFKEGDKLTGFEVELGELLAKEMDVRSSFITTDDADLLPGVETGKYDVAINHIAMTAEMKDRFDFSEVYDEKSELAIPFQKGNPAFKTSLNGALKRVKDDGRLKALWQKWFEDQAPTVAPTPVPPPATPTH, from the coding sequence ATGCGCTTCTCGCCTGGCCTGTTACTTTTGCTACCTCTTCTGAGCCCCTTGGCTCATGCCGAACTGATCGACGACGTCAATGATCGCGGTGAACTGCGCATAGCCCTTGAAGCCAATACCCCGCCCTACAACTTCAAGGAGGGCGACAAGCTCACCGGGTTTGAAGTCGAGTTGGGTGAACTGCTGGCAAAAGAAATGGACGTGCGCTCCTCGTTTATCACCACCGATGACGCCGACCTGCTGCCAGGTGTGGAAACCGGCAAATACGACGTGGCCATCAACCATATCGCTATGACTGCCGAGATGAAGGATCGGTTCGATTTCAGCGAGGTTTATGACGAGAAGTCTGAGCTGGCGATCCCGTTCCAGAAAGGTAACCCGGCCTTCAAGACGAGTTTGAACGGGGCATTGAAGCGCGTGAAGGACGATGGGCGACTAAAGGCACTGTGGCAGAAGTGGTTCGAAGACCAGGCCCCTACAGTTGCGCCAACGCCTGTGCCGCCTCCGGCAACTCCAACTCACTGA
- a CDS encoding DUF523 domain-containing protein → MQKILISRCLLGHKVRYDGGASGPFDQLAAWQAEGRVVAICPEVAGGLPTPRPAVEIGGGQGADVWDGRASVLTAEGEDFSAAFLDGAWQALALVQRHNIRIAVLKANSPSCGNLLTYDGTFRGVKVPGEGVTAALLKRHGVQVFSELELPEAAQALAQL, encoded by the coding sequence ATGCAAAAGATCCTGATCAGCCGCTGTCTGTTGGGCCACAAGGTGCGCTACGACGGTGGTGCCAGCGGGCCATTTGACCAGCTCGCCGCGTGGCAAGCCGAAGGCCGGGTGGTGGCGATTTGCCCGGAAGTGGCCGGCGGTTTGCCGACGCCCAGGCCTGCGGTGGAGATTGGCGGCGGGCAGGGCGCGGATGTGTGGGACGGCCGCGCGAGCGTGCTGACGGCCGAGGGCGAAGACTTCAGCGCCGCCTTTCTCGATGGCGCGTGGCAGGCCCTGGCGCTGGTGCAGCGGCACAACATCCGCATCGCTGTGCTCAAGGCCAACAGTCCGTCGTGCGGCAACCTGCTGACCTACGACGGCACCTTCCGCGGCGTGAAGGTGCCGGGTGAAGGCGTCACGGCGGCGCTGCTCAAGCGCCATGGCGTGCAGGTGTTCAGTGAGTTGGAGTTGCCGGAGGCGGCACAGGCGTTGGCGCAACTGTAG
- a CDS encoding 2OG-Fe(II) oxygenase, whose translation MRAMQIPLDHPLLQRIVDDLAEKGWSQQNGFLPQALTLELAAECRKRAAEGELAPAAVGRGLSQEIREGIRGDHIQWLEEGDAAVCDSYMLLMDSLRLAMNRGLFLGLEDFESHFAMYPPGAFYLKHLDRFRDDDRRMVSAVIYLNDAWLPEHGGQLRMYLKDGVEYDVVPTGGCLVVFLSGEVPHEVMPATRERLSLTGWFRRRGNEPF comes from the coding sequence ATGCGCGCCATGCAAATACCCCTTGATCACCCACTGCTGCAACGCATCGTCGACGACCTGGCCGAAAAAGGCTGGTCGCAGCAGAACGGCTTCCTGCCCCAGGCTCTGACCCTGGAACTGGCGGCTGAGTGCCGTAAACGTGCGGCCGAGGGTGAACTGGCCCCGGCGGCGGTGGGGCGCGGGCTGTCGCAGGAGATTCGCGAGGGTATTCGCGGTGACCATATCCAGTGGCTGGAGGAGGGCGACGCCGCCGTCTGTGACAGCTACATGCTGCTGATGGACAGCCTGCGTCTGGCGATGAACCGGGGTTTGTTCCTCGGCCTGGAAGACTTCGAAAGCCATTTCGCGATGTACCCGCCGGGCGCGTTTTACCTCAAGCACCTGGACCGATTCCGCGATGATGATCGGCGCATGGTCTCGGCGGTGATCTACTTGAACGACGCCTGGCTGCCCGAGCATGGCGGCCAGTTGCGCATGTACCTCAAGGACGGCGTCGAATACGATGTGGTGCCCACCGGCGGTTGCCTGGTGGTGTTCCTGTCGGGCGAGGTGCCCCACGAAGTCATGCCTGCCACGCGCGAACGGCTGTCCCTCACCGGCTGGTTTCGTCGGCGGGGCAACGAGCCGTTTTAA
- a CDS encoding DUF2059 domain-containing protein: MRRLFFSLLMFCVLPAWADGHDQLYKVAGWAEQRAHFNDALSAAQQRYRNSLPPAVYQALVDNSNKRFAAQPMDQRAEAQLRKHLADPKPALAFFQSPLGRKIVAAELLATRRDQLAKNAQGLPRIEADATRSLIIGHLAQALPAREAGAEVSLAIAGVAADSLSQMIPGLLGGGQAQGMLNGQRERLMQQIGNDLNNTLLYVYRDLSDPELEEFATFAESPEGKAYYQAALAAIRAGLAVGQSTSSLAP, encoded by the coding sequence ATGCGTCGTTTGTTTTTTTCCTTGCTGATGTTCTGCGTTTTGCCCGCCTGGGCAGACGGCCATGACCAGTTGTACAAGGTCGCCGGCTGGGCCGAACAACGTGCGCATTTCAATGACGCCCTCAGTGCCGCCCAGCAGCGCTATCGCAATAGTCTGCCGCCGGCGGTGTACCAGGCGCTGGTGGACAACAGTAATAAACGCTTTGCCGCCCAGCCCATGGACCAACGTGCCGAGGCGCAACTGCGCAAGCACCTGGCGGACCCCAAGCCCGCCCTGGCGTTCTTCCAGTCGCCATTGGGACGCAAGATTGTCGCAGCCGAACTGCTCGCCACCCGCCGCGACCAGTTGGCGAAAAACGCTCAGGGTTTGCCCAGGATCGAAGCCGACGCCACCCGCAGCCTGATCATCGGCCACTTGGCCCAGGCCCTGCCTGCCCGCGAAGCCGGCGCCGAAGTGAGCCTGGCGATCGCCGGTGTGGCCGCTGACAGCTTGAGCCAGATGATCCCCGGCCTGCTCGGCGGCGGTCAGGCCCAGGGTATGTTGAATGGACAGCGCGAGCGTTTGATGCAGCAGATCGGCAATGACCTGAACAACACGCTGCTGTATGTCTATCGCGATTTGTCTGACCCTGAACTGGAAGAATTCGCAACGTTTGCAGAGTCGCCGGAGGGCAAGGCGTACTACCAGGCGGCGTTGGCGGCGATTCGTGCGGGACTGGCAGTCGGCCAGAGCACCTCCAGCCTGGCGCCGTAA